The Fimbriimonadaceae bacterium nucleotide sequence TCGACGAGTTATCCATAAGGGCTTCGACCAGGTTCAGCACTACATCGCTGTACCTCATCGAGCTTTCCCTCTGGGACTATACGGTGGGGGTCTAGGCGTCCGTGACCGAGCTTGACGCAAGGCCCTACATGTACACCTACGACGTGCCCGTGGCCGGGGGGAACTTCATAAACCGCTTCTTCCCAAGTTCCCACGGCCGCATAGGCAAGGTCCGCCTCCGCCTGCGGATAAACCCGGCCCAGCCCATCCAGCCGGCGTACTGGTCGGTGGCGACCGACCAGATCAACTGCGTCGTCAAGGGGTCGAAGTTGTGAACCGCGCCTTAACGCTCCTGGCCCTCGCCGCCGCCGCCCTTGGGGCGGAGGCGGGCCCCTTGCAGTACCGCGTCGTCTTTCCCCTCCCAGCCTGGAAAGACAGGGACGCCGTCATCACGCTATACGGAAACCGGGGGTACTGCGTCCTTGGCGACCGGCGATCGAACCGAATTTTTCTCGTGCACCGAGGCAAGATCGTCGACCGCTTTATCCTGCCAAACGGGCTAAACCCGCAACTCTCCATTCTAAGCATGAACGATTACGGCGAGGCGGTCGGCGTGGCGGTCACCGGGAGAAACTTGCCTTGTTACTGGCGCGCTGCTGGGGCAGCGGTCTTTCTCCCATTGCCCGCTGGGCGCCTTGACGGCTGGGCATCCGATATCGACAATTCAAGGATTATCGTTGGCGCGTCGGCCGACAAGAGGCCGAATTGGGGCCCGACGTTGTGGGATTCCAACTTCAACGCGCATGTCCTTCCTTCCCCCGTCGAAGACTTCTGCCATGCCAAGGCCCGCGACCCGGAGGGCCGGATCGTGCTAGGGCGACAGGGCGGCAGCTACCGGTACGACCCGGGCGAAGGGTTCGTGGAGATCCTGCCGCCCCCCGGGGCGAGCAACGCCGGCGCCAAAGACATCTCGAAGTCGGGCCTGGTCGTAGGATCCTCTTTCTATGTCCCTGCGCTCATCGCTAAGCCGTTCATTTTCACCCTGGACAACCGCTACATCGAGATCGAGCCGCGGGAGGACGGCGAGTTCGGCGACGTGAACGCGCTCGACCATGCGACGGGCCTGAGCGGGACCGTCCAATACAAAGACTGGCCCAACTTCTGGAGCGAGGACACGGGGTGGTTGATCTTGGCCGAGCACATGGAGCCCGGGAGCCGCCAGTACACCCTCAGCGGCGACGCAAAGGTCAACGACAAGGGCCAGGTCTCATGCTGGGTCAAGCTTGACGGCGAGTTCCGCCCGGGCATCGCCGAGCCTGTCACCACAGACGCCCCGGCCACGTCGTTCCGGCTCGAGACGGGCAGACTTGAGGCGGGGGGGCTCGGGAGCCTGGCCGCGAGGGACGGCGACGCCCTGCGCGCCGCCCGCTTCATCGTCCCGAACCGCAAGGCCCCCCCGGTCTCGCTCGTGGTCGAGGCCGCCCTGCCCGAGAGGGCCCTCTACCTCTGGCTCCGCACGAGCCTCCGCTCTGCCAACGCCGGAGTGAGGGCCACAGCCGAGCTCTACGACTGGCAGGCCGCCGGCTACGACGACGCCTGGACCGAGGCCCTCACCGCCGAGTACCAGCCCCTCGAGGCGATTGGCACGCTCAAGCTCGACCGCTACCGAGGCCCCGAGGGCAAGGTCCGCGCCCGAATCACGTGCCAAGCCCCGGAAAACCCCGGCCCCTGGTCCGTCGAGTTCGACGAGGCCGTGCTCGAATGGGTGCCGGTGCCGCCGAAAGGATGAGCCCGAACTCGGACAGCCACACCCGCCGTCTTCACCGCCCGGCCCAAATGGTCTCACGCCTCGGGGTTGGGCTTATCGCCCGACCCTTGCAGGAATTTCGGCAGGGTCTCGTCCTTGACGTGCAGAGTCTGGGTCGGAAAGGCGAACTCCACGCCCACCTCGTCCGCGATCCTCACGATGCGGAGCAAGAGGTCGTCGCGGATGACGAGCTCCTCCTGGTAGGTCGCGGCGGTCAAGAAGCAGTAGAGCAGGATGGTGAGCGAGCTCGGGCCGAAGTCGTTGAAGTAGACGTAGCGCTTTTCGTCCCAGACCTGGGGGTGCTCGCGCAGCATCTCGCGGATCCGCTTGGTGAATTCGGCCAGCTTCTCGGGCGGCGTGTCGTAAGTGACGCCGATCGTCGTGCGGAGCCGTCGGAACCGCCTCATCCCGAAGTTCTCGACACTGTCCGTGACCAGCGTCCGGTTCGGCAGGATGATCACCGAGTCCTCGAAGGTGCGGATGCGCGTGGACCGCAATTGGATGTCCTCCACCTCGCCGTCGATCGAGCCCAGCCGGACCCAGTCGCCGATGCGGAACGGCCGCTCGATCAAGACCATGAGCGAGCCGAAGAGGTTTTCCACACTGTCTTTCGCGGCCAGCGCGAGGACGACGCCGCCCAGTCCCAAAGTCGCGACCAGGCCGGTGATGTTCACGCCGAGATACCCAAGGACGACCAGCGCGGCGACGAGCCCCATGACCGCCTTGCCCAGGCGCGAAAGGACAGGCGCCACCAGCTTTTCGCCGCTCCCAGTCCGATCCTGCAGGCGCCGGGTGAGGTGAAAGACCGCCGCGTCCCAAGCGGCAAACGCAATCAGCGTGAAACCGACCACCTCGGCCAGCCGCGCGATGAAGCCCACCGCCCCTGCGACCGGCCCCGGCAAGTTCAGAAAGGGAAGGCTCGCGCGCAGGAGCCCGCCCGCGATGAGCACGTTCGCGGCCATGCTGGCCTTGGCCAGTTCGCGGTAGGCCCGGCTTGATTTTTCAAGCCGCAGGACCCGCTTTCCCAGAACCCGCGCAAGAATCTGCACCAGGGCCCCCATGGCAACGGCCACGACGACGAGGGCGCCGAGCATTCCGAGCTTCCACACCGCGATCCCAAGGACGGGCCTGCGCGCCTCTTCGGGGAGCTGGCCCTCTGCCCAGGCGTCCGTGTCGAACCTCAGGGCGTTGGGGTCTTCGAGGCCGGTGATGACCGGCTTTGACCTGACCAGTTCCCAGATTCGGGGCAAGTCCTCCAACGTGTCCGAGGTGAACCTGAAGGCCTTGTCGTCCTGCTTGGCGATGGTGACCTGGCCGACCGTCGAACCGCGCCTTGTCGTAATCGCAAGAGTGTATGGCTTCGCCTCCGGGCTGGAGGAGAGCTTGTCGAGCACGATGTATTCCTGCCGATTCAGGACCGCCCAGAGTTGAAAGGCGAGCTTGGGGCCCCGGTCCGGTCGTTCTAGCAGGCTCACCCAGCTCAGGTCCAGCGCCTTCACCGCTTGCCCGAGGTCGCCGTCGTTCATCCCGCGCAGGAAGGTGTCCATGGTCGCGCGCGGGGACTCCAGCCCGACGGGGACTGCCTGCGGCGGGGCTTGCTGCTGGCCTGGAACGATCTGCGCGAGACCAGTCGCGAACCAAAGGGAAAGGGCGCAAACCCAGACAAGTCGCATAGCCGACCCGGAAAGTACCTGACCGCCGGCCCACGTGGTCTTTCGGGAGGCCGCAGGCCGTGCCGAACCTTTTTCCACGGCGGTGTCTTGTAGGAGGCATGGACACGAATCCTCGCCCGGCACAACCGGTACTGGACCGTTCTGCCCCGTTGTTCCTCGTCGCGCTCTTACTGGCCGTGCTGTGGTTCCAGATGATCCTCCCGAAGTGGACAGGCGGAGGAGTGCCTCCCCAGTTCCACGAAATGTTTGCAAACACCTTCTTGGCCCAGTTCCCCGGCACCACCGTGGCGTTCTATATGATCGCGGTAATGGAGACCGTCGCCTTCCTGCTCGCGGCCCTCTCCCTGGTCCGCGGCGAGTTCCTGGGGCAGCGCTCGCCCGTGCTCCTCAAGTGGGCCCTGGCCGTCTCCAGCCTCACGTTCATCAAGCTGGGCTTTGGCCTGCGGCTCGTGATGGATTCGCAAGGAGGCTTCCAGCAGTACGTCTACGCGGTGGGCGCGCTCACACTCTGGTTCCTGGTGGATTACTGGGATAGTCGTGGTGGCCGCGCCGTCACAGGGCCAGCATAAGCGTCACGATCTCGAATGGCTTAAACCGAACTTCGACCACCCCGTCAATCACGTCCAACTCCTGCTCCCGGTTCTCGTTCAGGTCGCAGAGCCAGGCGTGGCGGACGGGGGTGGCGCAATGCACCTGGGCCGAGCCGCGCGTGTTGTGGCACTCATAGAGCCGCACCACGATGTCGTCGGAGTCTTCCGCCAATTTCACGGACTCGACCACGACGTTGCGGTTGTCGCAGGAGACGAAGCGCGGCAGCGTCGTCGCGGCCCCTTGCGCGGGCCGCAGGGGCACGACGTGGACGGGCGCATTGACCGCATAGGAGGCGGCCACGACGTCCGAGTGCTGCACCTGGTCATAGTGGGGGAAGAGCGCGTACGTGAAGCGGTGCATCCCCATGTCGCAGACCGGGTCGGGCGCCTTCGGCGAGCGGAGCAAGGTGAGCCGCAGGGTGTTGCCGAGCACGTCGTGCCCGTACTTCCCCTGGTTCAAGATGGCGGCGCCGTAGCCTCCTTCTGAGAGGTCGGCCCACTTCTGGGCGCAGACCTCGAACTGGGCGAGATCCCAGCTCGTGTTGCGATGGGTCGGGCGCTCGACGTGGCCGAACTGGATCTCGAACTTCGCCCGGGCCGCGTTGACGTTGAGCGGGAACGCGACCTTGAGCATCTTGTTGTCCTCCTGCCAGTCCACCCATGTGTCGAAGCGGATGCCGGGGGTGGGGCCAAGGCTGATCCGTTGACGGATCGTGCTCCCGCCGAACCGCTTGACGAGTTCGACCGCGACCCGGACCGGGCCGCGCTCGACCACCTCGAACACTTCACTGCGGACGAGATCGGTCGTGGTCTCCAGGGCAAAGACGTCCACGTCCCAGGCGCTCCAGAAGAGCGGTTGGTCGTCAAAGACCTGGAAGAGGTTCGCCAGCTTGCCCGGGGCGATGAACTCGATGGGGTCGTCGTCCAGCGTCTGGAGGCTGACGATGTTGCCGTTGTTGTCGAAGCGGACGGCCCAATCGTCGTTCTCGATGCGGCGGGCCGAGGCCTTGATGCGTGGGAAGACGTGGGGCGGGGTCTCGACCAAGTCTCCCACCGCGACCGCGCCGAGCGCGTCCGAAGGGGTCCGGAAGATGAGGCGCCTTCCGTCCGCGTCTTCGACAAGCTGGACCGGGAGCTTTTCGTCGCCGGACCGCAAGGCGGCGGGGGCGGCGCCCTCCTCCCACGGCAGCTCCGCCTGGGTCGCCACCGTCGCGTTGTGGAAAACGGCCACGGGGCGGGCCATTTCGGCCGTGTCCAGGCTCTGGCCGAATGCGGCGACGCACGATTCGATGAGGGGTTGCAGGGCAGCCCGGACTTCGTCATAGTCGCGGGCGCTGTCCTCGTAGACCTCGCGCACGCTGCTCCCCGGAATGATGTCGTGGAACTGGTTCAAGAGCACCGTCTTCCAGGCCCGCTCCAACTCGGCCGCGCGGCCGCGCCGGTCGCCGTGCGGGCAGAAGGCGGAGAGCAGGTCGGCGTCGCGCAGGAGGAACTCGCACTCACGGTTCGAACGCTTGTTCGCGGCCTGGCTCGTATAGGTGCCACGGTGCATCTCGAAGTAGAGCTCGCCGGACCAGGTGCAGAGGTCCTCGCTCTCCGCGATGGCGGTGGTGAAGAAGTCGCGCGCGCTGGATCGCTGGGCGAGGGCAGGCATGCCCGGCGCCTCCTGGGCGCGTCGCAGGAACTCGATCTGGAACTCGGTGGAGCCCCCGCCCCCGTCGCCGAACCCGTAGAGGTAGAGCGACTGGTCGGACCGCCCCGCGTCCTTGAATTTTCGGACGGACTCGGCGAGCTGGGCCGGGCTGCAGTCGCCGATGTAGGTGTCCGCAGGGGGGAAGTGCGTCCAGATCCGGCTGCCGTCGATCCCCTGCCACCAGAACGTGTGGTGCGGGATCTTGTTGAACTGGTTCCAGCTCAGCTTCTGGGTCAGGAACGCGCGGATGCCGAACTTTGTGAGGATCTGGGGAAGGGCGGCCGAATAGCCGAAGACGTCCGGCAGCCACATATCCACCGTCTCCGTGCCGAGGCGCGCCTTGAAATAGCGGCGGCCATAGAGGAACTGCCGCACGAGCGACTCGCCGCCCGGCAGGTTGCAGTCGGCCTCCACCCACATCGAGCCGACCGCCTCCCACTGGCCCTTGCGCATGGCGCGTTGGACCCGCTTGAAAAGGTCGGGGCGGTCCCTTTCCAGCCACTCGTACTGGGAGGCCTGGGAATGGACGAAGACGTGCTCCGGGAAGCGGTCGCAGAGGGCGAGCTGCACGGCAGTCGTGTGGATCATCTTCAAGTGGGTGACGCTCAGCGGCCAAAGCCACGCCGTATCCAGGTGGGCGTGCCCGAGCGGGGTGACGCGATGGGCGGTCTCGGCCTGGAGCCGCTCGAACGTGTGGCGGAGCTGGCGTCGCGCCTGGCTCCAGGTGCGGCGCCTTTCCGGGTCGTAGCCGTTGCAGACGTCGTTCAACGCCCTCAGGACGATCTCGCGCTCGGGGGCCCCTTCCGACAGGGCGTCGACAAGCCCGAGCCCGAACGCGAAATCGCAGGCGAGTTGGATCGCCTCGCCGTCGAGGACCATCAAGAGGAAGCCGCGGTACTCCTCCGGCTCTGGCGAGCGCGGATTCTCCCGGCCGTGCACCGTCGTCTCAGAGTTGTGGGCAAAAGTCTGCACGGTGAGTTCGAACTTCTCGCCGCCGGCCACGCGGTCCGCCAGCCGGCAGTGCCGGTGGGCGTGGTCAAGGCCGCCGAGCGCCTCGCCGTCCCGGTAGACCGTGCCCTCGACCTCCTTGCCGCGCGGCCGCGGGGGGACGCTGGGCTCCATGCCGACCCAGATGTCCGTGTCGCCATAGCCGAGGGCGACGTCCATGCCCGCCCACTCCTTGGGGATGCGCACGGGCACCCGGTACCAGGCCTCGCGGTAAGCCGGGCCCCAGTGGTCGCCCCGCTCGATCGGCGCCCAGGATTTGCCGTCGCCGAGCGCCACCCCCTCGCACGGTCGGGAGTCGGCGACGATGCGGCCCCGCAGTTCCCGGTCGAAGAACTGGCGGGCGCGAGAATGCGTGATCGTGAAGTGCTTCAGCATGGCCCGGGCCCAGGGATTGTACACGGGCTAGGATTGCGCAAGTGGTGAGCGGAGAGAGGTTGGGGGCGGAGGCCGTGCTCGCGGCGCTCTACCTGCGGGGGGCTCCGCACAGCCAGCCGCGGGCCCGTCGGCGTTGGCCGCTCGTCCGGGCGGTGCTGCTCGGCGCGCCGGGGCCGCTCGGCTCCGTCGGCGCCTCCTTGCGGGGGGCGGGCCTCTTCGAGGAGGCGTGGTGCCTCGCGCAGTCCGGAGCGCTCGGCTGGGGCGTCGCCCAAGTCGAATCGCGGCGCTGCCTGACGGCCGCTTCGCTCGCATTCCCCTCCCGCTGGGAGTCGGTGCTCGGCGATGCCGCCCCGCCCTGCTTCTGGGTGCGCGGGGCCTGGCCCGCCGCCCCCTCCGTCAGCGTGGCGGGCTCGCGCACCCCTTCGCCGCGGTTGCGCGCCCTCTGCCGGGGGCTCGGCGCGGCGCTGTTGGCCGAGGGCCGGGCGCTCGTGAGCGGCGGGGCGGCCGGGGTCGACTCCCTTGTCGCGGGGGCCACCCTGCTCGCGGGGGGCGAGGGGCGCGTGGTGGAGATCCTGCCCTGCGGGCTCGACTCGGCCCCTGGGCGCGAGGGCGCGTGCCAGGTCTCCCTTTGCGCGCCTGGGGCGGGATTCAGCACGGGGCAGGCGATGGAGCGCAACCTGTTGCTCTACGCCGCCTCTTCCGTCTCGCTCGTGCTCGGGCCCCGGTTCCGGGCGGGGGGCTCTTGGGCGGGCGCGACGGAGTGCCTGCGGCGGCGCGCCTCTCGGCTCGCGGTGGGGGCGGGGGCAGGGGCCGACGGCCGCCGCGCGGCCCAGGCGCTCGTCGCCTTGGGGGCGGCGCCCTTCGCGTCCCTGGCCGACCTCCCCTCCCTGCTCGCCCTGCCGGATCCCCGGTGGGGGCTCTTCAGCGACGCCGAGTTTGGGGTTTCGGAGCCGCGACGGCCTTATCGGGCGTATCGGCAGCCCCAGCAGGGCCGAGCGGCCTGAGCGCCAGGCAGATCGCCACGGCGAGGGCATCGGCGACGTCGTCCGGCCGCGGGGGCTCGGCCAAGCCCAAGAGCCGCTGCACCATGAACTGCACCTGGGCCTTCTCCGCCCCCCCGTGCCCCACCACGGCGAGCTTCACCTCCGGCGGCGTGATCTCCAAGCAGCCCAGTCCCGCGCGGGCACAGACCAGTTGGGCCACGCCCAGCGCCTTCGCCACGTCGAAGACCGTGGTCTGGTTCTTCGCGAAGAAGAGCCGCTCGCAGGCGACGGCGTCGGGACGGTGCGCCTCCAGCACCTTGCAGAGCTGTTGCTCCAGCATCACAAGCCGCTCGGGAGTGGAGACGCGGGGGGTGGAGAGGAGGCCGTAGGCCACCGAGGTCAGGCGCGACCCGCTGCGTCGGACGAGCCCGAAGCCCATCCGCTCAAGACCGGGGTCCAGCCCAAGGACAAGCACCGCTCAGAAGCTTAGCCCGCGAGGAGCCCTTCGTCCACGACGCCGACGTACCAAGGGTCCCCGGTGTCGTCCGGGCCCTGGTGCCAGTCGTAAAGGTAGCCGTCGACGAGCGGCAACTGGGTCAGCCGGGCGTCGAGCCCGATCGTGGGGACCCAGACCTCCCGCAGCACCGGGTACCACTCGTTGGGCAAGGGCTGCCGCATAAAGCGGTAGTCGTCCGTGACATCCACCACCACCACTTTCGCCAGGTTGAAGGCGTGCAGGTTCCTATCCATAAGGGCCATGCTTCGGATCCGTCCGAGCTTTGGGACGGAACAACCCCGCAATTCGCCGCCCCCAGCGTGCTCAAGGCGCGAACGAATGGGCTAAACTTGGCGTCAATAGAGGGCCGAGCGGTTGATTTCGGCCGCTGCTTCCCCCAGGCGCCCGCGCGACGCCGAGAGACCTGCGATGAACGAGAACCAGCCGACGTCAAACCCGATTCCGCCCAGTGTCGTGAACCCTACAGGCCCGGCACCGTCGGCCGCCCCGCCTGCGGACGCAGCGAACGGCGCCCCCGGCGCCGAAGTGCCCCGCATCGGCGCCACGGGCCAGCCCAAGACCCTTGAAGACCTCCACATCGACGAGCTGCTGCACGTGGTGGTCGATCGCAACTGCTCGGACCTCCACATTTCCGCCAACGTCGAGCCGGTCATCCGCGAGGACGGCGCCCTCAAGCGGCTGAACTATGAGAAGTTCTCCCCGCAACAGACCCAGCGCATGCTCTTCGAGATCCTCTCGGACGAGCAGGTCACCCGCTTCGAGCAGAGCCTCGAGCTCGACTTCTCCTACCAGCTCCCGCGCCGCGCCCGCTTCCGCGTCAACCTTTACCGTGACCGGGGCGCCGTCGCCGCCGCCTTCCGCTTGATCAGTAGCCGCATCCCCACCACGCGCGACCTGAACTTGCCGCCCATCCTCGACCAGCTGACCGAGAAGCCCCGCGGCCTGATCCTGGTCACGGGTCCGACCGGTTCCGGCAAGTCGACCTCCCTGGCGGCGATGATCAACTACATCAACACCTCGAAGTCGGTCCACATCATCACGATCGAGGACCCAATCGAGTACCTCCACCCGCACAAGCTCTCCGTCATCAACCAGCGTGAACTTGGCAGCGACACAAGGAGCTTCTCCAACGCGCTCCGAGCCTGCCTCCGCGAAGACCCCGACGTGCTCCTCGTCGGCGAGATGCGCGACACGGAGACGATCGCCCTTGCGATCACGGCCGCGGAAACGGGCCACTTGGTCTTCGCCACGCTCCACACGAACAACGCGGCCGAATCTATCGACCGCATCATCGACGTCTTCCCCCCAGGACAGCAGGAGCAGATCCGCGTCCAGCTCTCGAACAACATCGTCGCGATCATCGCCCAGCAGCTACTGCCCCGCGCAAACGGCCCGGGCCGCATCCCTGCGAACGAGATCATGATCGCCTCGCCGGCCATTCGCAACCTCATCCGCGAAGGCAAGACGCACCAGATCCCTTCGATGATCCAGACCAGCGCCGCGATGGGCATGCTCAGCATGGACCAGTGCCTCCGCGACCTCTACATGAAGGGCATCATCACGATGGAAGAGGCGCTCACACGGTGCCAGAACGTCGACGAGTTGAAAAAGATGATCAACCTCGGCGGACAGCAGGGCGGACCCCCGCAGCGCGGCCGCTAAGCGCACCGCCGCCACGAAAGAAGGCCGAGCCGCAATAAAGGCGACTCGGCCGGCTCCCTTTTCTCTGCCGCCCCGAAGGGCAACGCTTAGCTTGCCGAAATCTCGCGCCCGTCGGCGGCCTTGCGAGCGAGTTGCTCCGCTCGCGTTTCGACCGTGCTGACGGCGCCCTTGACGTGTTCGCGCGTCATGTCGATCTTATCCTTGGCCCGTTCGGCGACCTGGTCGACCACCGCTTGGCCCTTGGAGGCGATCTCCCGGACCCGGTCGGCCCCGCGCTCCGTCATCTCTTGGGCACGGTCCACGGCTTGCTCGAATTCCTGCCGGCGGTAAGTCGCGTACATCATCGTGGCAGCGACGCCGACAGCGGCCCCGAATAAAAACGTCATGAGGTCGAATCCCCTTTCGTGTCGGTCGTACATGTCCATCACTTCCTTTCTACGCCGGAGACCATAGGGGCGGCATAAGAAATCGTCGGCCCTTCGCAAAGAATGCCGCACGGAAGCGGGCCTAGACCGGCTTCAATACCGGAAGATCGCGGCCGCCTCGCGCTCGCCCGGCACCTGATCGCCCTCGGCCACGACAACGAGGCCGTTCGTCCGCAAGGTCTGGCGGACGGCGACCTCCACGAGGTCTTCGCTGGCCTTGCCACCTTCGCGGGCGAGGTTCTCCCCTTCGTCGTACTCGCCCCAGACCGCGACCGTTGGCGAGACGACCAGTGTCTCCACCCGGCCCTCCGAGGCGGCCCGCAGAATCTCCACTACGTCCGAAGAGGCGATGCCGTGGGCTT carries:
- a CDS encoding mechanosensitive ion channel, producing MRLVWVCALSLWFATGLAQIVPGQQQAPPQAVPVGLESPRATMDTFLRGMNDGDLGQAVKALDLSWVSLLERPDRGPKLAFQLWAVLNRQEYIVLDKLSSSPEAKPYTLAITTRRGSTVGQVTIAKQDDKAFRFTSDTLEDLPRIWELVRSKPVITGLEDPNALRFDTDAWAEGQLPEEARRPVLGIAVWKLGMLGALVVVAVAMGALVQILARVLGKRVLRLEKSSRAYRELAKASMAANVLIAGGLLRASLPFLNLPGPVAGAVGFIARLAEVVGFTLIAFAAWDAAVFHLTRRLQDRTGSGEKLVAPVLSRLGKAVMGLVAALVVLGYLGVNITGLVATLGLGGVVLALAAKDSVENLFGSLMVLIERPFRIGDWVRLGSIDGEVEDIQLRSTRIRTFEDSVIILPNRTLVTDSVENFGMRRFRRLRTTIGVTYDTPPEKLAEFTKRIREMLREHPQVWDEKRYVYFNDFGPSSLTILLYCFLTAATYQEELVIRDDLLLRIVRIADEVGVEFAFPTQTLHVKDETLPKFLQGSGDKPNPEA
- a CDS encoding alpha-mannosidase, yielding MYNPWARAMLKHFTITHSRARQFFDRELRGRIVADSRPCEGVALGDGKSWAPIERGDHWGPAYREAWYRVPVRIPKEWAGMDVALGYGDTDIWVGMEPSVPPRPRGKEVEGTVYRDGEALGGLDHAHRHCRLADRVAGGEKFELTVQTFAHNSETTVHGRENPRSPEPEEYRGFLLMVLDGEAIQLACDFAFGLGLVDALSEGAPEREIVLRALNDVCNGYDPERRRTWSQARRQLRHTFERLQAETAHRVTPLGHAHLDTAWLWPLSVTHLKMIHTTAVQLALCDRFPEHVFVHSQASQYEWLERDRPDLFKRVQRAMRKGQWEAVGSMWVEADCNLPGGESLVRQFLYGRRYFKARLGTETVDMWLPDVFGYSAALPQILTKFGIRAFLTQKLSWNQFNKIPHHTFWWQGIDGSRIWTHFPPADTYIGDCSPAQLAESVRKFKDAGRSDQSLYLYGFGDGGGGSTEFQIEFLRRAQEAPGMPALAQRSSARDFFTTAIAESEDLCTWSGELYFEMHRGTYTSQAANKRSNRECEFLLRDADLLSAFCPHGDRRGRAAELERAWKTVLLNQFHDIIPGSSVREVYEDSARDYDEVRAALQPLIESCVAAFGQSLDTAEMARPVAVFHNATVATQAELPWEEGAAPAALRSGDEKLPVQLVEDADGRRLIFRTPSDALGAVAVGDLVETPPHVFPRIKASARRIENDDWAVRFDNNGNIVSLQTLDDDPIEFIAPGKLANLFQVFDDQPLFWSAWDVDVFALETTTDLVRSEVFEVVERGPVRVAVELVKRFGGSTIRQRISLGPTPGIRFDTWVDWQEDNKMLKVAFPLNVNAARAKFEIQFGHVERPTHRNTSWDLAQFEVCAQKWADLSEGGYGAAILNQGKYGHDVLGNTLRLTLLRSPKAPDPVCDMGMHRFTYALFPHYDQVQHSDVVAASYAVNAPVHVVPLRPAQGAATTLPRFVSCDNRNVVVESVKLAEDSDDIVVRLYECHNTRGSAQVHCATPVRHAWLCDLNENREQELDVIDGVVEVRFKPFEIVTLMLAL
- a CDS encoding DNA-processing protein DprA, with product MSGERLGAEAVLAALYLRGAPHSQPRARRRWPLVRAVLLGAPGPLGSVGASLRGAGLFEEAWCLAQSGALGWGVAQVESRRCLTAASLAFPSRWESVLGDAAPPCFWVRGAWPAAPSVSVAGSRTPSPRLRALCRGLGAALLAEGRALVSGGAAGVDSLVAGATLLAGGEGRVVEILPCGLDSAPGREGACQVSLCAPGAGFSTGQAMERNLLLYAASSVSLVLGPRFRAGGSWAGATECLRRRASRLAVGAGAGADGRRAAQALVALGAAPFASLADLPSLLALPDPRWGLFSDAEFGVSEPRRPYRAYRQPQQGRAA
- the ruvC gene encoding crossover junction endodeoxyribonuclease RuvC, producing the protein MLVLGLDPGLERMGFGLVRRSGSRLTSVAYGLLSTPRVSTPERLVMLEQQLCKVLEAHRPDAVACERLFFAKNQTTVFDVAKALGVAQLVCARAGLGCLEITPPEVKLAVVGHGGAEKAQVQFMVQRLLGLAEPPRPDDVADALAVAICLALRPLGPAGAADTPDKAVAAPKPQTRRR
- a CDS encoding type IV pilus twitching motility protein PilT translates to MNENQPTSNPIPPSVVNPTGPAPSAAPPADAANGAPGAEVPRIGATGQPKTLEDLHIDELLHVVVDRNCSDLHISANVEPVIREDGALKRLNYEKFSPQQTQRMLFEILSDEQVTRFEQSLELDFSYQLPRRARFRVNLYRDRGAVAAAFRLISSRIPTTRDLNLPPILDQLTEKPRGLILVTGPTGSGKSTSLAAMINYINTSKSVHIITIEDPIEYLHPHKLSVINQRELGSDTRSFSNALRACLREDPDVLLVGEMRDTETIALAITAAETGHLVFATLHTNNAAESIDRIIDVFPPGQQEQIRVQLSNNIVAIIAQQLLPRANGPGRIPANEIMIASPAIRNLIREGKTHQIPSMIQTSAAMGMLSMDQCLRDLYMKGIITMEEALTRCQNVDELKKMINLGGQQGGPPQRGR